TGTACTACACTCCACTGAAACTCAATGAGCGGCAACAAATTGAAACAGCTGAGCACCCATAAAAAGGAAGTCTCCGGAGTGCCAGAACCTGTTGATTTCTCTACATTCCCCTGAGAATGACGCTCGTTACAGGGTGGTGCATTCTACATAATCCTAAAACTGGCCCTACCATTGCTGAAAGGGTAAGCAGGGCAGAGAGTAAAACATGCAATCAATCTGCTGGCTCAAGTTCACAACCCACTCCCATATCCTAGGTTCTTTTTGATGTTCAATACAGGAACAAACTGCTGCAAAGTTCGCTTTCCAGGGCTTCTGGGTGAAACTATCAGCATTTGATATATGTTTATGGATATTGTGATCCCCTATCATAAAGGATTCATAACCCCACCAGGAAGACACACCTCCTTTTGTATTTGGATCACTCAGACCTCAATGACATTGGCTCGATGGGCATTTCGGTGAGGGAGGGCCCGTGGCCAAAAATCCCTGGATCCCTTCGTTGCTGCATTTGGCTCTGATCCAGGGATCATGCCATGTTTGGCCACAAGTGCTTTATCTCCTAAAAATAGCCAATCAACCTAATGTCATTGAGCTGTACAGTATGCGTAGAGCAAAGGCATTGCCCTCAACCTATCCAGTCTGGCTCATATTAAAGAAGCAGCCCTCCCGAATCCTCAGTTTATAACTCATTCAACTGCGTGATTATATAAGAATGTACTGTTGCTGGTGACTTGCAGGGCATGAGCTTtgtccattagtttagtttagtttagtttagagatacagcatgaaaacaaaccCTGAATATGAGGAGCATAGGCAAGAGTAGACCAGCAATCTCTGCAaggctactcctccattcaataagGTGATGGCAGATCCAGTCTTGGCCTCAACATCACTTACCCTCGTTCTCTCCATGCTCTTTGACTTTGATGTAGTTCAAGCTAGAGAACACAGATTTAAATGGCACACCCATGGATTATAGAAAAGCATATAGGATTATTTAGGTAAAACACATTCAAAAGCCAGCACAGGCCGGATAGGTCACATGGGCTTCTTCTGAGCTGCatctattttaataattttgGAATCACTTTTAAAATTCATCTTGGAGTGGAAAACACAGTGAGACATATGAGTATGTTTATTATGCCGTTTATTCCAGAAAATGCAGGTTAATTGTTGTGGAAAAAGGCTGAGGTGCATAGTGCAGGAGACTGGTAAAATTTGCCAGAGCTTAACAAACAATGAAACATTGGTTAAATGTGTGAGTTTTAAATGCTTCTGAATTATATCTGATGAAAAAGATATGGTAATCAAACTGTTTAAGAACCCATGAAAAGATTGTGTGTGAAAGAACAAACAACACGTAGCTCAAATTATGGATAAAGAAAATCTTAGAGAACAGTACATTTAAAGCTTAGGAGAGCATTACTACTTAATAACATGGTTCAAAATGCAAAGGGGCAAGAAAGATTGCAAGGGAGACTCAAAAATGTGAAGCTTAAATTAACAGTGGGTATTTCCTGAGTTTTATTTTTATGATTAACGAGTTATAACGAGTGGTTGCCAAACTAACCATTGTTCCACAGAGGTACATATGAATGGCACTTCCAGCGATTAAATAAACCACACATTTCTTCtcttagaacacaaagtgctggagtaacacagtaggtcaagcagcatttctggaggacatggctaggtgatgtttcgggtcaggacccttctttagactgattgaagtgggggagaaaaagctggaaaaatagGCGAGGGTGCAACAAAGCTTTTGTCCACTTATCTGCCAATgaaaaaccctcctcacctgtatccaactatcacttgtgtaggaaagaacagcagtgaacacacaggccaggcagcatctctggagagaaggaatgggtggcgtttgaggtcgagacccttcttcagacagtcttgacccgaatacagttggatacaggtgagaaggAATTTTCATTGGCAGATAAGTGGACAAAAGCTAGAGATAAGAAGACAAAAGGGTGACAAAATgagtctttgtcctgcccctatcACTTCTCCACCTTTGTCGcccccattacaatcagtctgataaAAGGGTCCCGAAGTgatacatcgcctatccatgtcctgcagagatgctgcctgatccgccgagttactccagcactttgtgttcaatgcaagattccaacatctgtagttccttgtatctacattccTTCTCTTGTCCAGCAACTTTTCCGAGCAAACTCTTCATCCAAATTTTTCATTCCCAAATATCTTCTATTATTTTCGATCTGTAGTGGCGCAGGATCTTAAAAGCTGAAATTATTGATGGTAGAAGCACTACCATGACGTACTGTAGCCAGATACAATCTAAACAATATCTCTTTTCAAACAGTAAACCTGTGAATAAAATAAGGCTGCATAATTTGCGACTTGCAGTGCCAGGAACTATATCAGTAAGGCAGATTTCAAAGAGACTATCTCAGTGCAGGGCGGATGTCCATCTTGAAGTAGTTATCCATTGGTTGAAGAATTAGTTCCAATCTGTCTGGACTGAAGATCACCTTCATACCTTTGAAGTTGGACCCAGAAACCTTCATTGGGCTCCACAGTTGGCCTTATTGACTTCACGTGCTACAGAAATAAAACACAGCAACATGGTTCAATAAGTCAGTTCAACTCTCCTGATCAGAGATTTTTCAACCAGGAAGGTACCTGGATTGGCTGATCCTCAGTTTCCACCTGGAAACATCTGAACTGTCCTCAACACTTTAGCCACAATTTGTTATCACTTCTTATTTTCTTGACTATTGGAAAGTCGATGCTTCATTTTGCAGGGAAAGGGGGGTTGGGTCGTgagcctgcagcagcctggggcttacctgggcttacctggatcaggggcATTGCTTGTGATGTCAAGATCCAATAAACATTATCAGCTTTTAAATGTGTTTAGGTATGTCACTACGGCATGTACATTTGGATTGCTAAAAGGCCTATTTTGCAattttaaaaagtttaattttGTGTAGGAATAGCTTGTGCTCCAAACCTTTCACAGTTTTCCCATCAATTTTCATAGGTTTTCCAACCTGTTGCTTTGTGGTTAAATCAGGAAGAGTTGGTAATGTAGAGgaacgtgaacttgtgaaacGCATATGAAGTAGCACAGGAAGCTGGAGAGTGAGGTTTCATGAGGGCAAAAATGTAATGTTCCAAATGTCATGCTTATTTTTATCGGTGATTGGGTCTGGACAATGGGCCCACTGTTGCAAAGCACAACTTTACCCGAGTTATCTCCTGCTATGAAAGAAATGCCAACACCAAATTACTTAATTGCCCTTAATGTCTGCtcagaacatgatgccagattaaactaatctcctctaccagCCAGTGAGCTAGGCAGGGGAACAATATGGGGATGGACACTGTGGCCAGAGGTCAATGGGACCTGGACAGCCAGGAGTGGGTTTCCAAGGCATTGCTGCTGATGTTTGGAGTCCTGTTAGAACCCAAGAGAAATAACGAACAATTTTACCTGAAGCAGAAATGACCTATCCTAAAGGGATCTGCACCACTAACATCTTGACATTAGCCCCAAGTCTTCATCATATTGGTGGCTGTgccatttatgtacagtatttcaTTATCTCAAGAATGTTATGATGCTACCTCTCCATGGTATCTAAACAATAGTTTAAAACTACTGCTTAAAAATAGTTAATCATACTGGTTTGAGGATATAATTTGGAAACATACTCATGTTTTGATAGAGTATGATTAGTCTTATGGACTGTGGAAAACACttaagatttaactggatggtcaGTGATAATTTTGCCTTCACTCTGCACCAAGGAACTGTTTCACTTAGTCGATCCGGCAGCCCCCTCCCATTACGATGGATATATATCATTAAGCTTTTCTTCTTCACAACCCGACCTAGATTTTATTTCCATGTGTTCATCAAAATGTTCTTAGAATATAAGAGAGAATGGTATATCTGCTCTTTCTGTATTTTGCCTTGCAGAGTCTAACCAGGAGGAAGGATGTATTCACTTATCAATCAGCAACTGGCCAAGATTTTTAAAAAGAGCCTTGTATTAACCACTTTGGACATGTTTGCAGTAACTACAGTTTAAAACAGCAcataaaaataaatcatcaatGAGGAAAGAAAAGGTCAGGCCGAGCCTTGGagtgatttaatttatttaatgggACAAACCGAGGGGCCACCTCCTTTTACATTTTACCGGTCGGTCAGCACTCACCCTTATTGATTTTCATAAAAGCAACTTGATCAATAGCATTACATCCCTTGAGCACATCACATCTGAAAACATTAAACTCTGAAATAGCAAATGACAGCAATGCATTACCATAATGCAGAAGCAAAACTAATCACACCTGTTGCTGTAGAAACCACCCCATTTACATTGCGGGATAGTTTCCTCGGCTGCTATTGTTCCTCACCAATGTCCTCTCCATCTCTGCTAAAGAAGCTGCCTTCTGGCTCACATGAACACAGCCCTACATTAGCATCTCACTCATGCGGCCATTTTTCATGAGCAAGTCTTTATATTACGAGGGTGCCACTGTGGTGCAGGTGCTGCCTCAGattccagagatctgggttcaatcccgacttccGGTGCAGCTTgagttgagtttgcacattctccctgtgtttaccaaggtacatgttatgtctggcggctttgttttttttgtttttttttatttaattataattatttgtttttccttcctttttttttcctggtgtctttttcagttttcatttatttaatttttttgtttgttgttgtttgttttgttataaaaaattgtataaaataaaaaatattaaaacataccAAGGTACATTGTTTCTTCCCGTGTGCTTTGGTTGGGTTAATTGCCAAATGTAATTGTCTCaagtgtgtgaatgagtgatggAATCTGGAAGGGAAttgatgggagtgggggggggataaTAAAAGGGATTAGTGTAGAATGAGAGGTAAATTGACAGTGCAGACATGGTGAACCAAAGGGCATTTTTCTGTTCCATGTCTCACTGTGACTCTAAAAATCCCAGAAATCTCTAGTTGTCTCCCAGCACCTATTgtaaatgacatagaaacatagaacagtgcagcacaggaatgggcccttcagcccacaatgattgTGTCAAACATGACGTTAAActgattttatctgcctgtacatgattctaCTATtttgtagatagatagattcccactattctttttctctattttctttTACCTTTTATCGTTTCCTATACCAGGGTAGGAGGCCATTTGTCCTATCTAGTCTCTGCCTGTTCGCAGAGTAATATTATCAGACCCAGTCACCAACTTATCTATTTGTGGCGTACTCTCTCACATGCGCATCAACTCTCTCTGTTACAGGAGAAGGTGCCACTTTCCACCTCTATGAAAAATGAACTTTTCAACTCAAAGTCagtcatgcaacatggaaactggcccatcggctcaactcatccatgccaacgaagatatccatctacaccagttctatttgcctgcatttggcctatatccttctaaatcttgccAATCCTtgacctatccaaatgtattttaatgaagggaatagattgggtgaatgcacagtcttgtagccagagtaggggaatcaaggaccagaggatattagtttaagatgaaatgggaaagatttaataggaacctgagggtcgaCCTCTTCACACATAGAGGGTGATGGGTAGATTGAATGATCTACCAGATAAGGTaggtgaggcaagtactataataccattttaaaatatttggagagttacatggataggaaaggttcagagggatgtgcACCAAATGTGAGAACTAAAactagcctagatggggcattttggttggcatgggcaagttgggccaatgtgcctgtttctatgcctcCATATATGTCTCCACAGCTCTCAGACTCGTTATGCTTTAGTTGTACCTGCATTAATCACTTCATCTGGCAGCCtgatatacacaccaccctctgtttgaaaaagttgtccctgaggttcctgatcaatctttcccctctcaccttaaaccaatgtcatcTAGCTCTTCTTTCCCCatccttgggggaaaaaagactgtgtgctCTCTCCATCATTAAGTCCATGGAATGCCCAGTAAAGAGTGTACTATATGCAAGTTGTCAAATCCCTCTACAAACTTCAGTCCTCAAGCGTcacaggagggagagagtgatcaGCCACAAGATAGTACAAACCACCAAAGCTGATCCCACCCACAGCCTCTGTGATCAGTTGCACTGCCCCAGGGTGGGGTGCTGATTTGAGTTTCCACCTCTAATTATTGTCCACTGATTATTACTGGAGTATGAATGTGTCTGTGCACATTGTGAGGTCTGGTTTGGGCTAGATTGTCAATGCTCTCCATGTGTGTATCATGGTAATTTACTTGCTGCGTTCCTGGCACCCTTTAAACCATGTACCAGAAACAGCGAAGTGCGAAGAAATTAACCAAAAATAAGAATTTTCCTTTTTACTAGTACATTCTGGGGGAAAAACTACAAATCCCTTATTGGGCCTCTGCTGAATGTTGGGGACAGTACATTGCTTTCGGAGAATTGCCTAAGGTGCAGAGAACTTGCCGTATCGAAACACAGGGGAAGATTTTTCTCTCTCTTTGGGACAAGAAACTTAAAGAAACTTAGTGGAAGTGTTCAAAATCATACAGGGATTAGATGAAGTAATTGGAAAGAAGCTACTATATTGGTAGGAGGAAATGAGGAAGATGATTAGCAAAGGAAACAAGGAGAGGTAGTGAGGAGATTTCTATTGTGCAGAGATTAGGAATGCACTTTTGGCACACAGagaagcagatataatagtaAGTTTCACTTGGGCAGATCGATTTAAAAGTATTGAATCTATAGTGGGATAAACTCAACCAAAGGGTCAGCATGAGtgtgaaaggctgaatggcctcagttACCCTTGACAGCAGAACAAAACAAGTAGCTATGCCAGCCACTTCATTAATGCACGGTAATGGCTTTATCCGTTGGGATTTGCCAGTTGAGCTCAGTCCGTGATACAGTCTGTTTCCTCACTCACCTCGAATGCTTCCCGGAGGGAGAGGCACCTGTACTTCATGAGGTAGGCGGTGCAGATAGAGGCAGATCGGCTGCGGCCATTCTTGCAGTACACGAGGGTCCTGCCGCCTTCCCGGTTGACGCCTTCAATCGCATCGGCACACCTGTCGAAGTACTTGAAGAGGTTCTCGGCTGGGTCGTCGAAGACGGGGACGCGCAAGGTGCCAACCCTCAGTGCCGGGAAGGGCTGCTGCCTCGACACGTTGATGCAAAACGTCACCCCCTCTCCCGAAAGGAGTTTATCATCACAGGCCGACCGGGAATTACTGATGAACAATGAGTCAGTGAGCTTGCACAGCTGGAACATTGGAAGTGAGAGCGCACGGGCTCCACCAATAAAAAGTGAAGCCTTGTGGAGTGATCGCTCTACTTGAGGATGGACTCAGACCCAGTCATGCTCCATGTTGGGGTTTTGGGGGAGCAATAACAAGGGCATTCCTTGCACTTGAAGTGTCTCTGTGTGCAGGCTCCCTAGAACTCCCACTGAAGTGAGTATGTGCAATGAAGCTGCTATATTTACAGCAAAGTCATGGCTTAGAAGGGTTCCACCAGGTCCTAATGCTACTCCTCTTTTAAGTagctagattagtttattgtcgttcaccagggtgcaatgaaattcatttCTCGCATGAAGCTCATGAGGTAATAGCATACATATAATAACAATACATTTCGTAAATAATACAACGATGAGTACAAAGGTGCAAAATAGTGAAAGATTGTAATGCAGGATAATAAATTGCAAAGATGAAGACATTGCTGCCTAGGATCTGAATTGCGCGATACCTTTTGTATTTTAAAATTATTCAGCTGAAAGTTGATAGTTTCCTGACATTGGAATTCAAAAAAACAGCCATTTAACTCAAGATCAGGattcaatattcaatattggcacatgtatcaattaagttacagtgaaatttgagaacATTTCAGGAGGACCTGGAACAAATTGTCCTGGGAGAGGGCGACACGGGTGATATAGGGCTTTCTCAGCACAGTCTGGTCTACCCAAGACAAGTACAGCTATCATGCGGGTTTCATGACATAAATAGATATGGTATAAGTGATGAATTATGAATCATTATTTGCATTACGCAGAGCAAATTGATTATTACCCAATTTCGATCGGGAATTGTAGAACTACCTGTACTTAGAAAATAATTTACAAATTGCCAAGCAGAAAAAAGCTGTCTCCGATTTAAACAGTTTAGGAATCAGAAAAAAAAACCCGATTTCCATGTAAACTCCAGcaataaacagacaccattgtctctgaaacatagaaacatagaaaataggtgcaggagtaggccattcggcccttcgagcctacaccgccattcaatatgatcatggctgatcatccaactcagtatcctgttcctgccttctctccataccccctgctccctttagccacaagggccatatctaactccctcttaaatatagccaatgaactggcctcaactaccttc
This sequence is a window from Leucoraja erinacea ecotype New England chromosome 14, Leri_hhj_1, whole genome shotgun sequence. Protein-coding genes within it:
- the dusp28 gene encoding dual specificity phosphatase 28 — encoded protein: MFQLCKLTDSLFISNSRSACDDKLLSGEGVTFCINVSRQQPFPALRVGTLRVPVFDDPAENLFKYFDRCADAIEGVNREGGRTLVYCKNGRSRSASICTAYLMKYRCLSLREAFEHVKSIRPTVEPNEGFWVQLQRYEGDLQSRQIGTNSSTNG